In Ureibacillus thermophilus, the genomic stretch TCGACTACCGGAGTTGGACCAGGAACTAATAGTATGTCTTGATTTCGCATATACTCTTTCTCCTTTTTACTTAATTTTAAAAAATAGATTCTCGTTTAAATGATTTTTTCCTTCTTATATGACATAAAAAAAGACCTTACTTGCCAATTCTCCGAGCAAAGTAAGGTGAACATCCCCTTCTATATATATTCCTTAACATAACCCCTTTAGCAATTAAACTATCAATATAGGAGGCAACCTATAGATAGATATAAAACGATCCCCTTTGTGTAAAATGTAAGCGATTTGTTGAATTCGTTCTAAGTTAAAATTTTACTTATGTTATTACTTCGAAACGACCGTGAATTTAATCCCCATTCATCATCACTTTTCTAGAATACCCTTATATGGCGAATACATTGGATTGGTTGCTGCAATGCATAAATTGATGCAGCCCTTATTTGATTTCATATAATCCCGACGCTAAAATGCAATCCGAAACATAGGACTTCGAAAAAATTTAGTTATACGTTATTTTGTCTTGGCGTTTTCGACATACTATAAATGATTTTACAACTGAATAAATTACCATTTTCTGGTCTCATCTGGTATAAATATATTTTAAGGAGAAGGGATTAGGAATTCCCTTATTCCCTTCTCTATAAACCTATTTATGAATTATAAGATTATACGAATTGTTCAGCTTCTGTTGAACCTGCCATCGCAGTTGTTGAAGAAGTACCACCAGAGATAACCATTGATACTTCGTCAAAGTAACCTGTACCAACTTCACGTTGGTGTCTTGTAGCAGTATAACCTTTCTTCTCTAAATCAAATTCAGCTTGTTGTAGTTTAGAATAAGCTGCCATACCATGATCTTTATATTCAACAGCCAATTCAAACATAGATTTATTAAGTGTATGGAATCCTGCTAATGTTACGAATTGGAATTTGTAACCCATCTTCGCAATTTCACGCTGGAATTCTGCAATCTCTTTGTCTGAAAGATTAGCTTTCCAGTTGAAAGATGGTGAGCAGTTGTAAGCTAACATTTTGCCAGGGAATTTAGAGTGGATTCCTTCAGCAAACATGCGAGCTTCTTCTAATGATGGTTTAGATGTTTCGCACCAAATCAAGTCAGCGTATGGCGCATAAGCTAAACCGCGAGCAATCGCTTGTTCAATACCTGCTCTTGTTTTAAAGAATCCTTCAGGAGTACGTTCACCTGTAATAAATTTATGATCGCGTGGGTCAATATCGCTAGTTACCATATCCGCAGCATCAGCGTCAGTTCTAGCAATTAAGATTGTATCTACACCCATTACGTCTGCAGCTAAGCGTGCAGCAATAAGGTTGCGAACAGCATTTTGTGTTGGAAGTAATACTTTACCGCCTAAGTGACCACATTTTTTCTCAGAAGCTAATTGGTCTTCTAAGTGTACTCCAGCAGCACCCGCTTCAATCATTGCTTTTACTAATTCAAACACGTTAAGCGGACCGCCGAATCCTGCTTCTGCATCGGCAACGATTGGTGCAAACCAATCAAAATCATCGTCGCGGCCTTCTGCATGTTCTATTTGATCAGCACGTTGTAATGCTTGGTTGATTCGTTTTACTACAGCAGGAACTGAGTTTGCAGGGTATAATGATTGGTCTGGATACATATGACCTGCCAAGTTAGCATCAGCAGCTACTTGCCAACCTGATAGATAAATAGCTTTTAAACCAGCTTTAACTTGTTGTACCGCTTGGTTACCAGTCAATGCCCCTAATGCATTAATGAATTCTTCTTCATGTAGAAGTTTCCAAAGTTTAGCTGCACCACGTTTTGCCAACGTATGCTCAACCACTACAGACCCCTGTAATTTTACTACTTCTTCAGCAGTATATGGGCGTTCGATTCCTTTCCAACGTGGATTTTCAGCCCAATCTTTTTTTAGTGCTTCTACTCTTTCTTTTCTTTCTTGCTGTGTTAACATTTCCTTCACACCTTCCCCTTTAATTCAATACACTCTGTTAGAAAAGTAATTTACATTCTGTTTCATAACAGGTATATTTATTATAAACCTAATATATAACAGACCAGATAAAAATGCATAAATTTGCGACGAAATACCAAATTTTCAAGATAAAAAGTTTATTTTAGGGGATGAATACTAAAGATTCTGAATTTTACAAAAGGGGGAAGTTCATGTGGAGATCAATTCTGTTGTTATTTCAAATAAGGGGTTGGAGCAATTTAATACTATATTAAAAGATTGGATTCCGAAAAATGCATCCATTGCATTAGCTTGCGAAGATTCTTATATTCATTACTCACCAAGTATTGAACATATGCATTTAACACTAAATGAAAAAATTCATCCTGAAAGTGTTGCTGCTCGCGTTATACAAACACGAATGAAAAGCGATATCGTCGTTGATTCATCTATATTAGGTTATCCATATTTCGTTATAGGCTATCCTATTTATTTGGATCAAAAAATAGCGGCACTTATCATTATTTTCCCTTCTACCTACACTCCAGAAAAGAAAGAACCTTATAGATTTTTAACCGGAAAACAGGAAGATACATGGGTACCTGTGCCTGTAGAAGAAATTACGTATATTGAAAGTTTGCAAAAACGGACTTGGTTTTATGCTAATAATGAACTATTTAAAACTAACTTTACACTCAAAGAGCTGGAATCAAGATTGCCAGAATTTTTCATTCGAATTCATCGTTCCTATATTTTAAATATTTACTTTATCAAAAATATTACAAAAGACATCACAACCAATTTTATCATTCAACTAAAAAGTGGAATTGAATTACCTGTCAGCCAATCTTATATCAATGATTTGCGAAAAGTGCTGGAGTTTTAACTAACCTATCAGTAACAGCAATAGAATTTTGTTTTGATATATTCAAAATTGGAAATTCACATCCATGTCTCTCTACAATCCTCTCAGACAACCAGGATTAGTATGAGAGTTTTGGATGTGAATGTGAAGGTTTTTTTTTACAAAATAAAAAAGGGCTCTATAATATTTGGTGCTGGTTGTATCGTAAGCCCGAAATATGTGAGATAAATAAAAAAATGCGCACCCTTCTGGTACACATGACGAATAGCCCGTCAATCCCAAGTTTTTCGGATTGAGGGCTATTTTTCCATTGAGCATGATTCACGAATCGTTTTCGACCATGGCAAATAGCGATTTAATATCTCTGGCTGTTGATGGATTGGTAAACTTGGAAGTTCCGACAACAATTTCACTAAGTATTGATAAAAATCAATTCCATTCGCTTTTACCGTTTCAGCCAAGCTTAAACAGATGGCATTTGCATCGGCTCCCGATTCACTCACGGAAAACAGCCAGTTTTTTCGTCCAATGACATTCGGCCGAATCGCATTTTCAGCTGAGTTGATGTCCATTTCAATGCGCCATCATACAGAAAAGCTTTTGGCTCTATAATATTTGGTGTTGGTGGATACAACCAGCACCAATTTTTTTGAACAAAAAAATGAGACAGTGACAAAACTCTGGTAAAATGTAATCGACCAAAACCACATTTACAAGGAGTGATGTCACAGTCTTACCATCATTCTATACGAAACCTACTCAATATAAAAGACAAAAATATCACATTTGATGAAAATTTTTGTTCTACCGAAACGATTAAAAAAGCTATTATCAACCAAATGTTCACTACCTTCCAAAGCATTTGTGTTTTGATGAGCTTAAATCAGTGAAATCCGCAGCTGGAGCGATGTCCTTTATTTTCTGCGACTCTGAAACGGGGGAGATTGTGGATATCGTGGAGGACCGGAGATTACCTGTCCTCAAAGAGTATTTCTTACGGTATTCCAAGAAGGCGAGAGATGCGGTAAAAACGATTGTCATCGATATGTACAGCCCTTATATTTCCAAGAAGTTTTTCCTAAAGCGGAAATCATACTCGACAAATTCCATATCCTCCAACTATTTAGCAGAGCTTTAAACAAAACGCGCATCAACGTCATGAATCGGGATAAAAAGAATTACAATAAATTGAAAAAAAATACTGGAAGCTCCTTCTGAAAGATCAAACAAAACTTGATTATAAGATCTATACATATCATCGTTGCTTTAAAAAGCATATGTGTGAGGTGGAGATTCTCCACTATCTCATTGATTTAGATTCTGAATTAAAGGCGTCCTATGAGTTATATCAATACGTGCAACATTGCATCAAAATCAAAGACTTTGAGCTCCTAAAGAAAACATTAGAGAATAAACAAAATATCTTTTCCAGCTATATGAAAATCGCCATCAAGACAATCAACAAATACATCAATTACGTGGAGAATACGTTGAAATACGATTATAACAACGGCATTTTAGAGGGGATTAATAACAAAATCAAGGTGATTAAACGCATTTCTTTCGGTTATCGATCCTTCTATCACTTTAGAAACCGAATATTCATTACCCAAAACTTAGCGAAAATAAAAACAGCTTAGGGGAACCTCGAATTTCCCCTAAGCCATCCGATTACATATTACCAAATAATGTCACTAAAATTTATTCACCAACACCATTTGACAAAGAACCTAAAAAAGCACCACGGTTTTAGTGGTGCCATCCTTGCGAAGCGACGTCCTACTCTCGCAGGGGGAAGCCCCCAACTACCATCGGCGCTGAAGAGCTTAACTTCCGTGTTCGGTATGGGACGGGAGCCGATGCAAATGCCATCTGTTTAAGCTTGGCTGAAACGGCAAAAGCTAATGGAATTGATTTTTATCAATACTTAGTGAAAGTATTGTCGGAACTCCCAAGTTTACCAATCCATCAACAGCCAGAAATATTAGATCGCTATTTGCCATGGTCGAAAACAATTCGTGAATCATGTGCAATGGCAAAATAGCCCTCAATCCGAAAAAACTTGGGATTGAAGGGCTATTCATCGTGCGTACCAGAGGGTGCGCATTTTTTTATTTATCTCACATATTTCGGGCTTACCCTTCATACAAAAGTAAGCCCGAAATCAAACAACGCCTACAAATCAATGACACCTTCCTGTAAGATGAAAGTAACAATTACAGAGGAGGTGTTCTTTTTTTGGCAACGGAAAAACTCAATATCGTGCCTGTAAAATTAGAGTCCAAATCTGATCCAACTCCATCCCCAGCAAGTCGTGGTGCACTCAGACCAATATGCGTCATTCAATCCAATCAATGTAAAATCTCCTTCTACCCCGGTGTCAAACCTCAATTACTTCAAGCGGTTATCAGGGAGTTGAATCGAAATGATTCATGATTTTACAAAATGCAAAAATATCTATATCATTTGCGGTCATACAGATATGCGAAAAGGAATCGACGGTCTAGCAACGCTAATTCAGGATTCATTCGAACTCGATCCATACAGCGAGGCAATCTTCTTGTTTTGCGGTCGAAGGAAAGATCGTTATAAATGTTTATACTTTGATGGAGATGGCTTCGCTATGCTTTATAAACGATTGGATAATGGCAAACTCCAGTGGCCACGAAATGAAAATGAAGTTCGTCGGCTCACACAACAACAACTTCGTTGGTTACTTGAAGGACTCACAATTCATCAACCGAAAGCCATACAAAAATCTAAAAAAGGTGTCTTTTAACCAATGATTACTAGTGATATAATCAAGACATTATTGAATTTGTACGGAAAGCACCACAACCAGCGATTCAACGAAGTATTGCTGGACCAACGGTCTTGGCAAAAATCATCTACGATAAGTTTGTTCAATATTTACCTTTATATCGCCAGGTAAAGGAATGGAACCGTTATGGTCTCCTTACAAACGATAAAAATTTATCGAACTGGGTGATTCGAATCGCGGAGGATTGGCTTCATCCAATCTACCATCGAGCACCACAACCAGCGATTCAACGAAGTATTGCTGGACCAACGGTCTTGGCAAAAATCATCTACGATAAGTTTGTTCAATATTTACCTTTATATCGCCAGATAAAGGAATGGAACCGTTATGGTCTCCTTACAAACGATAAAAATTTATCGAACTGGGTGATTCGAATCGCGGAGGATTGGCTTCATCCAATCTACCATCGCAATTCCGCCACCCCGGCAGTTGGAGCGGAAGACGGGGTTCGAACCCGCGACCCCCACCTTGGCAAGGTGGTGTTCTACCACTGAACTACTTCCGCAAAACGAAAAGATTCATAAATTTTTAAAAATAATGGTGAGCCATGAAGGACTCGAACCTTCGACCCTCTGATTAAAAGTCAGATGCTCTACCACTGAGCTAATGGCTCATAATGGTGCCGGCGAAAGGAATCGAACCCTCAACCTACTGATTACAAGTCAGTTGCTCTACCAATTGAGCTACGCCGGCAAATATGGTGGAGGATGACGGGATCGAACCGCCGACCCCCTGCTTGTAAGGCAGGTGCTCTCCCAGCTGAGCTAATCCTCCATGAGTTGTTCTCTCAAAACTGGATAACGACATTGAAAGGATATTGGTTAAGTCCTCGATCGATTAGTATCCGTCAGCTCCACACGTCACCGTGCTTCCCGCTCGACTTGCATGTATTAGGCACGCCGCCAGCGTTCGTCCTGAGCCAGGATCAAACTCTCCATAAAAGAAAATTTGATTAAGCTCAAAATTTGTCCATTTCTAATCCGTCAACGAGGGTTAACGAATTAGATCATTTAAACATTAACGTTTTGGTGTTCAGTTTTCAAGGTTCATGGTGGAGCATAGCGGGATCGAACCGCTGACCTCCTGCGTGCAAAGCAGGCGCTCTCCCAGCTGAGCTAATGCCCCTATATAACGCATGGTCGGGAAGACAGGATTCGAACCTGCGACCCCTTGGTCCCAAACCAAGTGCTCTACCAAGCTGAGCTACTTCCCGGTTCTTTTATTTTTTATTATGGCGCGCCAGGCAGGAGTCGAACCCACAACCTTCTGATCCGTAGTCAGACGCTCTATCCAATTGAGCTACTGGCGCTTTATGTTGTTTATATTGATTGGTGCCGAGGACCGGAGTCGAACCGGTACGGTAGTCACCTACCGCAGGATTTTAAGTCCTGTGCGTCTGCCAATTCCGCCACCCCGGCAGTTGGAGCGGAAGACGGGGTTCGAACCCGCGACCCCCACCTTGGCAAGGTGGTGTTCTACCACTGAACTACTTCCGCAAAATTTGAAACTATGGTGCGGGTGAAGGGAGTCGAACCCCCACGCCGTAAGGCGCTAGATCCTAAGTCTAGTGCGTCTGCCAATTCCGCCACACCCGCGAAATAAATGGTGAGCCATGAAGGACTCGAACCTTCGACCCTCTGATTAAAAGTCAGATGCTCTACCACTGAGCTAATGGCTCGTAATGGTGCCGGCGAAAGGAATCGAACCCTCAACCTACTGATTACAAGTCAGTTGCTCTACCAGTTGAGCTACGCCGGCAAATATGGTGGAGGATGACGGGATCGAACCGCCGACCCCCTGCTTGTAAGGCAGGTGCTCTCCCAGCTGAGCTAATCCTCCGTTTTTTTTAGCCTAGCGACGTCCTACTCTCGCAGGGGGAAGCCCCCAACTACCATCGGCGCTGAAGAGCTTAACTTCCGTGTTCGGTATGGGAACGGGTGTGACCTCTTCGCCATCGTCACTAGACTATTTATTTGGAACATGAATTATTATATCACTTTGTTCAGAAATTGCAAGTGTTTTTTTAAAATAATTTTTGTTCCTTCAAAACTGGATAACGACATTGAAAGGATATTGGTTAAGTCCTCGATCGATTAGTATCCGTCAGCTCCACACGTCACCGTGCTTCCACCTCGGACCTATCAGGTCGGCTACGCATCGTCGCCTTGGTAGGCCGTTACCCCACCAACTAGCTAATGCGCCGCGGGCCCATCCTATAGTGATAGCAGAACCATCTTTCAACACCGAAGCATGCGCTTCGATGTGTTATCCGGTATTAGCTCGCGTTTCCGCGAGTTATCCCGGTCTATAGGGCAGGTTACCCACGTGTTACTCACCCGTCCGCCGCTAACCAATCAAAAAGCAAGCTTCTTAATTGGTCCGCTCGACTTGCATGTATTAGGCACGCCGCCAGCGTTCGTCCTGAGCCAGGATCAAACTCTCCATAAAAGAAAATTTGATTAAGCTCAAAATTTGTCCGTCTCTAATTCGCCAACGAGGGTTAACGAATTAGAATTTTAAACATTAACGTTTTGGTGTTCAGTTTTCAAGGTTCATCAAACGACAACTCTTATATTATATCATTCAAAGAATTGAGTGTCAATACTTTTTTAGCAATCGCTTCATCGAAGGTTTTTATTGTAA encodes the following:
- the aceA gene encoding isocitrate lyase, yielding MLTQQERKERVEALKKDWAENPRWKGIERPYTAEEVVKLQGSVVVEHTLAKRGAAKLWKLLHEEEFINALGALTGNQAVQQVKAGLKAIYLSGWQVAADANLAGHMYPDQSLYPANSVPAVVKRINQALQRADQIEHAEGRDDDFDWFAPIVADAEAGFGGPLNVFELVKAMIEAGAAGVHLEDQLASEKKCGHLGGKVLLPTQNAVRNLIAARLAADVMGVDTILIARTDADAADMVTSDIDPRDHKFITGERTPEGFFKTRAGIEQAIARGLAYAPYADLIWCETSKPSLEEARMFAEGIHSKFPGKMLAYNCSPSFNWKANLSDKEIAEFQREIAKMGYKFQFVTLAGFHTLNKSMFELAVEYKDHGMAAYSKLQQAEFDLEKKGYTATRHQREVGTGYFDEVSMVISGGTSSTTAMAGSTEAEQFV
- the tnpB gene encoding IS66 family insertion sequence element accessory protein TnpB (TnpB, as the term is used for proteins encoded by IS66 family insertion elements, is considered an accessory protein, since TnpC, encoded by a neighboring gene, is a DDE family transposase.); this encodes MIHDFTKCKNIYIICGHTDMRKGIDGLATLIQDSFELDPYSEAIFLFCGRRKDRYKCLYFDGDGFAMLYKRLDNGKLQWPRNENEVRRLTQQQLRWLLEGLTIHQPKAIQKSKKGVF
- a CDS encoding LytR/AlgR family response regulator transcription factor; translation: MEINSVVISNKGLEQFNTILKDWIPKNASIALACEDSYIHYSPSIEHMHLTLNEKIHPESVAARVIQTRMKSDIVVDSSILGYPYFVIGYPIYLDQKIAALIIIFPSTYTPEKKEPYRFLTGKQEDTWVPVPVEEITYIESLQKRTWFYANNELFKTNFTLKELESRLPEFFIRIHRSYILNIYFIKNITKDITTNFIIQLKSGIELPVSQSYINDLRKVLEF
- a CDS encoding transposase domain-containing protein, which codes for MAETAKANGIDFYQYLVKVLSELPSLPIHQQPEILDRYLPWSKTIRESCAMAK
- a CDS encoding transposase, encoding MEKKYWKLLLKDQTKLDYKIYTYHRCFKKHMCEVEILHYLIDLDSELKASYELYQYVQHCIKIKDFELLKKTLENKQNIFSSYMKIAIKTINKYINYVENTLKYDYNNGILEGINNKIKVIKRISFGYRSFYHFRNRIFITQNLAKIKTA
- a CDS encoding transposase domain-containing protein, yielding MDINSAENAIRPNVIGRKNWLFSVSESGADANAICLSLAETVKANGIDFYQYLVKLLSELPSLPIHQQPEILNRYLPWSKTIRESCSMEK